The genomic window AGAGAGCCTGCGGAAAACAGCAGTATGGAAGTGTGAGGAGCAAGGCGGCCAAACACAGACGGTCCCAGCAGAATCCCCCCGACCATTTCGCCGATGACACGGGCCTGCCCAAGGCGGCGCGCCATCCACCCACAAATCAGGGTGACGGCCAGAATGACGGACATCTGCGCAAGTAAAAGAGTCATAAGGGCCTGTGATGTTTCGGGAATTTTTTTATGAGATGCTGCTTTTGCCTTTTGTGTTGGGTAACTCGGGTGAGAACTTTCCCACTCTATCGTCTAATCTAGAGGCATGGACAATCGCACTCCTCCAGAAGTTTTTGATGTCCTGGTCATTGGGGCAGGACCGACGGGCATGGCCTGCGCAATTGAAGCGCAGCGTATCGCTCTTCGTAGTGTGCTGGTGGATAAAGGATGTCTCTGTAATTCCATTTACCATTACCCGTCAAACATGACGTTTTTTACGACTCCAGAGCTGCTGGAAATTGGTGATGTCCCTTTTCCCAGCGTAAACCAGAAGCCCACACGCAATGAAGCGCTGGAATATTACCGGAAGGTGGCCGAACACTATCAGCTTGATGTTCGGCAATATCAAAAGGTGAACACCATTTCGGGGGCAGATGGTGCTTTCCGTGTCCATGTAACAGATAAATTCGGACGCCAACTTACCCACCATGCGCGCAAACTGGTGGTGGCCACCGGCTATTATGATCTGCCCAATCTTATGGGCATTCCGGGAGAAGACCTGCCCAAGGTCCATCATTATTATGAAGATCCGCATCCTTACTACGGACTGGATGTAATGGTCATTGGTGGAAAAAATTCAGCGGCAATTGCGGCACTGGACTTGTGGCGTCACGGAGCGCGAGTCACACTTGTGCATCGTGGTCCTGCCATGCACAAGCACGTAAAATACTGGATCCTTCCTGACATTGAAAACCGCATCAAGAATGGGGAGATTACCGCATATTTTCAAACCCAGGTGGAACGCATCGAGGAAGATTCTGTCATTCTGAAGACGCCGGAGGGAGAAGTTTCGGTGAAGAATGATTTTGTCTTTGCCATGACTGGCTACCATCCGGACTTCGATTTTCTGATGTCGCTCGGGATCCGGCTGGAAAGTAAAGACCGCTGTCCCGAGTGCAATCCGCAAAGCTTGGAAAGCAACATACCAGGAATTTACCTGGCTGGAGTAATTCTTGCCGGCGAGCGTACGAATGAAATCTTTATTGAAAATGGCCGCTTTCACGGAAAGAGGATTGCGGCCGATCTGAAGGAGAAGCTGACAGCTGTGCTGGAAGCTTAAGTGAATGAGCGGTCCTCCCGGCAGAAGCGTAGCGATTTCACCCAGATTCTGGATGGAGCTTCGGCGTCTTCTGGGGAAATTTTTTGAAGGACGGAAAACTGCTTTTGTGGAAGCCCAGAACAATTCGTGGCCAGTTGATTGCCAGCCTGGTTCTATTTGAGCTGCTTGCTCTTGGATTGTTTACTGCTTTTCTTGTGCGTGAGCAGCAGAAGGAGCTCCAGCAGCGCATTGACCGCCGCCTGGAGTATCAGGGATCGCAATTGGCATTGCAGGCTGCAGAAGCCATTGAGGAAGGCAAGGCCGATTCCCTACAGAAGATGGTGAGCACGCTGCTGCATTATCCCAGCATCGGCAACGTGCAGATTACTGATTTGCAGGGAAGGGCCATTGCGGGTGCAGATGCTTCCATGAACGGAAAGCTGAATCTGACGCCGACAGAGCGCAATTTTCTCAGACGTCTGGACCGACCGGCCATCTTCAACCTTAAGGAAAACGTACGTGAAATCGTTGCTCCTGTGATGGTCCAGGGCCAAATCAGGGGACTGGTATGGATCGCCCCTAACGAAGAATCAGACCGCCTGCAACTGCATTCGTTATTGCGGGTCACACTCATCTCAGCCATTCTTGCTACTCTTGGGTGCACGATTCTGGCCACGCTGATGGCGCGGACGGTCACCAAACCCTTGAATGTACTGATGCGTGCCACCCGCCAGATTGTGCGCGACCCGGAAGACCTCTCGAATTTTCCGCTCCCAGTTACCTCAGAAAATGAGGCAGCGGCTTTGACCACGGCATTCAATATGATGGTTGCCTCCATCGAGGAGCAGCGTTCCGGGTTGAACGATACTCTGGCGCTGCTGGACTCCATGCTGGCCAACGCCCCAATTGGTTTTGCGTTCTTTGACCGTAAGTTCCGGTTTGTTCGCGTCAACCAGTTTCTGGCGGACATGCATCACAGCACGATTAGCCGGCACCTGGGGCGCGCCGTCAATGAGGTCTTTCCGGAGTCCGCCGCAGTTCCGCTGCAGCGGGCCATTGACCAGGTTTTTTCCACAGGACGACCAGTGCAGGACCTGGAATTGACCGGCGAGATCGAAGGCCAGCCGGGCCGCATCCGTGCATGGCTGGCCAATGTATATCCCGTACAGACGGGTTCTAATGCGGTGCGATGGGTTGGCGCGGTGATTGTGGACACAACGCAGCGCCGCAATTCCGAAGAGGCATTGCGAAAAACGGAAAAATTGGCTGCGGCAGGTCGTCTGGCAGCTTCCATCGCTCACGAGATTAATAATCCGCTGGAAGCTGTAACGAACCTTTTGTATCTCATCCGTCTTCAGGAAAAACTTCCATCTGAGATCGAGAGATATGTGGACCTGGCCCAGCACGAGCTGGCCCGCGTTTCTGAAATTACCCAACAGACGTTGAGGTTCTACCGGCAGTCCACTCTTCCGGTTACAGCAAACATCTGTGAGCTGCTGGAATCGGTGCTGACTTTGCATCAGGGGCGGGTCAATTCTTTGCATGTAGAAGTACGCCGCTTTTATGACTCACAGGTTGAAATCTTCTGTTTTGCAGGTGAACTGCGTCAGCTCTTTGCCAACCTTATCAGCAATGCTTTGGATGCGATGATGCCCGGTCCAGGCATGCTGACGCTCAGCGTCCGGCAATCACGTTCGTGGCGTAATCCATCCGTTGAGGGAGTGCGCATTTCTGTTGCTGATACTGGATGCGGAATGTCCGATGAAGTGCGGGCGCGCATTTTTGAACCTTTCTTTACCACAAAAGACGCAACCGGCACCGGGCTTGGTCTGTGGGTCAGCGCCGAAGTCATCCGCAAGCACCGGGGTGAGGTCCGCATTCGCAGCCGCGCCGCTGATACGTGCCATCCGCAGCGAAAGCCAGGGACGGTCTTTATGATTTTCTTTCCCCAGTCCGCTGTTGAGGGGCACTTGAGCGAAAATTACGCTAATAGCTCTCAGACGGCATAACAGGGAGCTCCCCGGCGGGAGTGAATTGGGCTAAGCATGCAGTCGTTCCCAGGCCAGGGTGTTATAGACACTACGGTTTGAGGATGGCATTATATCCATCCGCCAGCAGACGCGAGCGCATTGCCCGGGCTGCATCCCGAGAAGCAAAGGGCCCCACCTGAACGTGGTAGAGCTTGTCTTGCGGCTCATTGCGCACAGAAACGGTATAGCCATGCTTTTGCAGGGCGTTGGCCAGCGTATTTGCGTCTTCCTGGCGCGATACTGCAGCGATCTGCACCATGAAAGATCCGCTGGATGGGGTAGAGGCCGGTGTGGCGACTGGGAATGCTGCGGGCTTCAAAGCGGGCCTGACGACGGAAGAGGGTTGTGCCAGGGTCTGTGCGGGAGCAGGTTTTGGCGTCGTATTTTCGGTGTCTTCCTGCGACATGCTCTGCGCCGCAGAAGGATTGGTTGGGTCCGCAGACTGGCCTTCTGTCTGCAATGCTTCCATGGCCGATGGCTTGGGCGTGCTGTTTGCCTGCGGCGTGGAGGTTTCCGCCTGTGGGCTGGCCGTCGGCGATGCCTCAGGTGGGCTGGACGTATTCGCTGTTCCGCGGCGTCCCATCGAGTAACCAAAGCCGAAAAACACGCCGCACACCAGCACAAGGCCAAAGAAAATCCCCAGTAACGTGCCTGTATTCAGCGTAATTTCAGACTCGTTTTCGTTTATCTCTTCGTACTCGGCCACATTTCTCATTTTTGCTCCTCAGATCTGGCGGGAACAATTTTCTGGATCAGGGAAATCAGTTCCACTGGCAGGGGGAAGATGACAGTGGTGTTCTTCTCCGTCCCGATATCTGTAAGTGTCTGCAGATATCGCAATTGCAAAGTCATGGGCTGTGTGGCCAGCAGGTTCGCGGCATCCACCAGGCGCTGCGCTGCGGCATATTCGCCCTCGGCATTGATAATCTTCGATCGCTTTTCGCGTTCGGCCTCTGCCTGCTTGGCCATGGCGCGTAGCATCTGCTCTGGAAGGTCCACCTGCTTGACTTCCACACTCACCACTTTTACGCCCCAAGGTTCTGTACGCTGGTCCATGATGCTCTGGATGCGCTGATTGAGAGCGTCCCGATGCGCCAGCAGACTGTCCAGCTCGACCTCTCCAAGCACGGAGCGCAAGGTGGTCTGTGCAAATTGGGAAGTCTGATAGACATAATTTGAAACTTCGATCACAGCCTTTAAAGGATCGAGCACGCGCAGGGTGATGACCGCATTTACCTTGATCGTCACATTGTCGCGCGTAATGACGTCCTGCGGAGGGACTTCCAGGACTTCCTGTCGCAGGGAAACGCGGATCATCTGATCAAAGGGGCGAAAAACAAGAATGATCCCCGGCCCCTTGGGCTGCTGCAAAGCGCGTCCGAGACGGAAAATGACGCCGCGCTCGTATTCGCGCAGTATCTTGATAGAGTTCAGCAGATAAAGAATGATGACTGCTACGACAATCAGGCCGGGAATGCCCATGGTCCTCCCTCCCGCACTGGGATTGTATCGCAGCCCATGAGCAGAAAAACGGGTTATTTTGTTGTGGACCGATTGTCAGGAACCCTTTCTACCAACAGGGTCAGGCCGCGCACATCGCGGACCCGCACAAGCTCGCCGGCTGAAACGCGTTCTGGGCATTCGGCAAACCAAAGCTCACCGTGGACCAGAACTTGTCCGCGCGGGTCCAGCGGCTGCTGGGCCATTGCAATCGAGCCAACCAGGGCCTCCGGTCCAGTAAGAGACTTGTTTTTTCGCGCCCGCCACGCCAGCCGCACAAGGAAAGTCGTCACGGCACCGAAGGCAATGCCTGCTCCGATGGCCGTTCCCATGCTGACGCGCATCTCCGGAATGGGCCCTGCTACCAATGTCAACAGACCTAGAACCAGGCAGAGGATGCCTGAAGCTGCGAGTACACCGTGCCCGCCAAACTTGGCTTCGAGCAGCATCAGCACAAACGCACCTGCTATCAGCAGAAGGGAGGTGTAGCGCACCGGAAGCAGATTCAGCGCAAAAAGTGACAACAGCAAAAGCATCGTTCCCAGGGCACCGGGAACAATGGTACCGGGAGTATTGAATTCCAGATAAATCAGTAGCGCGCCAATGACCAATACGAGCACGGCCAGATTCGGATCCATCATCCGGTCAAGGATGTTTTCGCGCAAGGTCGTGGCCACCGGAATCAGATGAGCATGATGCGTGTGTAGGAAGGTAGTCGAGCCGTCGAAACGCGTCACATTACGGCCATCCAACATGTTGAGAAGAGCAGTATTGCTGGGAGCAATGCAATCAATCAGCTTCAATTGCTCGGCCTCGCGCTCGGTGTAAGACTTTGAGTCCAGCACGGCGTCCTGCGCCGCTGCTATGTTGCGTCCTCGGCGTGAAACGTAGGAGCGCAGAAAAGCTGTTGCATCGTTCTCCAGCTTACGTTTCATCTCATCGTCGAGCTTTCCGCCCATCACCACCGGGTGAGCAGCACCGGCATTGGTGCCCGGCGCCATGGCAGCGATATCGGCGGCTTCAAGAATAAAAAAGCCCGCCGATCCGGCGCGGCTGCCCGCAGGAGCAACATAGACAATGACCGGTACGGGAGAAGCGAGAATATCATGCACGATGGCCCGGGTAGATTCAAGCATTCCGCCCGGCGTGTTCAATTCGATCAACACAGCGTCGGCATGGAGTCCGGCTGCAATGGCCAGCCCGCGACGAAGATAACCCTCGCTTACCGGCTGGATCGTGTC from Pseudacidobacterium ailaaui includes these protein-coding regions:
- a CDS encoding SPOR domain-containing protein; this encodes MRNVAEYEEINENESEITLNTGTLLGIFFGLVLVCGVFFGFGYSMGRRGTANTSSPPEASPTASPQAETSTPQANSTPKPSAMEALQTEGQSADPTNPSAAQSMSQEDTENTTPKPAPAQTLAQPSSVVRPALKPAAFPVATPASTPSSGSFMVQIAAVSRQEDANTLANALQKHGYTVSVRNEPQDKLYHVQVGPFASRDAARAMRSRLLADGYNAILKP
- a CDS encoding YpdA family putative bacillithiol disulfide reductase, whose translation is MDNRTPPEVFDVLVIGAGPTGMACAIEAQRIALRSVLVDKGCLCNSIYHYPSNMTFFTTPELLEIGDVPFPSVNQKPTRNEALEYYRKVAEHYQLDVRQYQKVNTISGADGAFRVHVTDKFGRQLTHHARKLVVATGYYDLPNLMGIPGEDLPKVHHYYEDPHPYYGLDVMVIGGKNSAAIAALDLWRHGARVTLVHRGPAMHKHVKYWILPDIENRIKNGEITAYFQTQVERIEEDSVILKTPEGEVSVKNDFVFAMTGYHPDFDFLMSLGIRLESKDRCPECNPQSLESNIPGIYLAGVILAGERTNEIFIENGRFHGKRIAADLKEKLTAVLEA
- a CDS encoding NfeD family protein is translated as MKRRRHGLGLFVGCILTLLFPAFCPAQQPPQVVLLHVDDTIQPVSEGYLRRGLAIAAGLHADAVLIELNTPGGMLESTRAIVHDILASPVPVIVYVAPAGSRAGSAGFFILEAADIAAMAPGTNAGAAHPVVMGGKLDDEMKRKLENDATAFLRSYVSRRGRNIAAAQDAVLDSKSYTEREAEQLKLIDCIAPSNTALLNMLDGRNVTRFDGSTTFLHTHHAHLIPVATTLRENILDRMMDPNLAVLVLVIGALLIYLEFNTPGTIVPGALGTMLLLLSLFALNLLPVRYTSLLLIAGAFVLMLLEAKFGGHGVLAASGILCLVLGLLTLVAGPIPEMRVSMGTAIGAGIAFGAVTTFLVRLAWRARKNKSLTGPEALVGSIAMAQQPLDPRGQVLVHGELWFAECPERVSAGELVRVRDVRGLTLLVERVPDNRSTTK
- a CDS encoding sensor histidine kinase encodes the protein MKDGKLLLWKPRTIRGQLIASLVLFELLALGLFTAFLVREQQKELQQRIDRRLEYQGSQLALQAAEAIEEGKADSLQKMVSTLLHYPSIGNVQITDLQGRAIAGADASMNGKLNLTPTERNFLRRLDRPAIFNLKENVREIVAPVMVQGQIRGLVWIAPNEESDRLQLHSLLRVTLISAILATLGCTILATLMARTVTKPLNVLMRATRQIVRDPEDLSNFPLPVTSENEAAALTTAFNMMVASIEEQRSGLNDTLALLDSMLANAPIGFAFFDRKFRFVRVNQFLADMHHSTISRHLGRAVNEVFPESAAVPLQRAIDQVFSTGRPVQDLELTGEIEGQPGRIRAWLANVYPVQTGSNAVRWVGAVIVDTTQRRNSEEALRKTEKLAAAGRLAASIAHEINNPLEAVTNLLYLIRLQEKLPSEIERYVDLAQHELARVSEITQQTLRFYRQSTLPVTANICELLESVLTLHQGRVNSLHVEVRRFYDSQVEIFCFAGELRQLFANLISNALDAMMPGPGMLTLSVRQSRSWRNPSVEGVRISVADTGCGMSDEVRARIFEPFFTTKDATGTGLGLWVSAEVIRKHRGEVRIRSRAADTCHPQRKPGTVFMIFFPQSAVEGHLSENYANSSQTA
- a CDS encoding slipin family protein, whose amino-acid sequence is MGIPGLIVVAVIILYLLNSIKILREYERGVIFRLGRALQQPKGPGIILVFRPFDQMIRVSLRQEVLEVPPQDVITRDNVTIKVNAVITLRVLDPLKAVIEVSNYVYQTSQFAQTTLRSVLGEVELDSLLAHRDALNQRIQSIMDQRTEPWGVKVVSVEVKQVDLPEQMLRAMAKQAEAEREKRSKIINAEGEYAAAQRLVDAANLLATQPMTLQLRYLQTLTDIGTEKNTTVIFPLPVELISLIQKIVPARSEEQK